The following coding sequences lie in one Rariglobus hedericola genomic window:
- a CDS encoding efflux RND transporter periplasmic adaptor subunit — translation MKNSLRSVAMLATALGGVILLSACGQKKPAAAPRAISVEITEATTRDVPIWLNGIGNVQANNTVTVRPRVSGELESIQFTEGQEIKVGDILAQIDSRPYKAALAQALAQLAQSEAQNANDLREYERIKGLVATNTESRQLLDQREATRAQSAALVQAAQAAVDNAKLNLDFTTVRAPIGGHTGVRLLDAGNLVTASQNNGLVVITQTKPISVLFTLPQQYFLDIRRGITAAGANNALPVEALDDAGRTLASGKLELIDNQIDTSTGTLRLKAVFPNDDQTLWPGQFVNARVLVQTLPQALNIPTEAVQPGLDGPFAYVVKADSTVEPRNLKLGPSVNGITVVQSGLAAGDRVVREGQNKLEPGSRVELAKPTPAPASAASGSANTPAAAK, via the coding sequence ATGAAGAATAGTCTCCGTTCCGTCGCGATGCTCGCGACCGCCCTAGGTGGCGTGATTTTGCTATCCGCCTGCGGCCAGAAAAAACCCGCCGCCGCCCCCCGTGCGATCAGCGTGGAGATCACCGAGGCGACCACGCGCGACGTGCCCATCTGGTTAAACGGAATTGGTAATGTGCAGGCCAACAACACCGTGACCGTCCGCCCTCGCGTGAGCGGCGAGCTCGAATCGATCCAGTTTACCGAAGGCCAGGAGATCAAGGTCGGCGACATCCTCGCCCAAATCGACTCCCGTCCTTACAAAGCCGCCCTCGCCCAAGCCCTCGCCCAGTTGGCCCAAAGCGAAGCGCAAAACGCCAACGATCTTCGCGAATACGAGCGCATCAAGGGTCTCGTCGCCACCAACACCGAGAGCCGCCAGCTCCTCGATCAGCGCGAAGCCACCCGTGCGCAGTCCGCCGCGCTCGTGCAGGCCGCGCAAGCCGCCGTGGACAACGCCAAGCTCAACCTCGATTTCACCACCGTCCGCGCTCCCATCGGCGGCCACACCGGCGTCCGTCTCCTCGACGCCGGCAACCTCGTCACCGCCAGCCAGAACAACGGCCTCGTCGTCATCACACAAACGAAGCCCATCTCGGTGCTCTTCACCCTGCCCCAACAATACTTCCTCGATATCCGCCGCGGCATCACCGCCGCCGGTGCGAACAACGCCCTGCCCGTCGAAGCCCTCGATGACGCCGGCCGCACCCTCGCCAGCGGCAAACTGGAACTCATCGACAACCAGATCGATACCAGCACCGGCACCCTCCGCTTGAAGGCGGTTTTCCCCAACGACGACCAAACCCTCTGGCCCGGCCAGTTCGTCAACGCCCGCGTCCTCGTGCAAACTCTGCCGCAAGCCCTCAACATCCCGACCGAAGCCGTGCAACCGGGTCTCGATGGTCCCTTCGCCTACGTCGTCAAAGCCGATTCCACCGTGGAACCGCGCAACCTGAAACTCGGCCCGTCCGTTAATGGTATCACCGTGGTCCAGTCCGGCCTCGCCGCAGGTGACCGCGTCGTGCGCGAAGGTCAGAATAAACTCGAACCCGGTTCCCGAGTTGAACTCGCCAAACCCACCCCCGCGCCCGCCTCCGCCGCGTCCGGTTCAGCCAACACCCCTGCCGCCGCGAAATGA
- a CDS encoding efflux RND transporter permease subunit, translating to MSLSTPFIRRPIATTLLTIGLFIIGLIAFPLLPVAPLPQVEFPTIQISANLPGASPETMASSVATPLENQLAQIAGITQMSSTSTLGSTSITLQFDLDIAINSAAQEVQSAINAAGGQLPEDLPSPPTYRKVNPADAPIMILSVRSDVLPLTEVSDYANNVVAQQLSQLPGISQVTVAGQLKPAVRVQVDPARLASLGLSMEDVRGVIASATINSPKGNLDGDRQSLAIYANDQLVTAAPYNDLVIAYRNGAPIRVRDIGRAIDGPENVRSAAWLQGKRGVGLIIFKQSNANVIETVERIRALIPALQDSVPPALKVEVLIDRTGTIRASVAEVELHLVLTMILVTVVVFAFLRDLRATLISSVVVPISIVSTFAVMYALGYSLNNLSLMALTITVGFVIDDAIVMLENIYRHIEDGMKPMDAALKGAKEIGFTILSITLSLVAVFIPVLLMGGIIGRLFREFAVTVTIAVLISAFVSLTFIPMLSSLYLRPHHPPKGNTLRARLDRFLEGTLTGMESIYARGVRFVLAHQRTTLVSLLLTFALTAAVFIKMPKGFFPEQDTGFITSTIEAAPDISFTAMNGRMEQVVAIIQADPSVEAFQAFLGRGGGSANTGRAFINLKPRGQRDPVNTVMTRLRQKINAIPGIAFFPQSRQDLRIGGLSSKTQYQYTLRDVSSDILNDWAPRIQARLAELPQLRDVTSDQESNAPALTVEIDRQAASRFGIPASAINQALYNAFGQRQITQFYTQVSQYKVIIEVPPEQQADTSTFSRLFLTSPLTGGQVPLSSLVKVDPRATKPLSINHLGQYPSVTISFNLAPNVALGEAVTAIERASNDLGSPATLTGSFQGSAQAFQDSLKSQPLLILAAIVAIYIILGMLYESYIHPLTILSTLPSAGLGALLTLWAFGHDLGVIAIIGILLLIGIVKKNAIMMIDFAIEAERERKMSPHDAIYEACLKRFRPIMMTTLAAMIGGIPLALGHGDGSELRQPLGYAIVGGLILSQMLTLFTTPVVYLAFDRLAHRRRKPAAG from the coding sequence ATGAGCCTCTCGACTCCGTTCATCCGTCGGCCGATCGCCACCACGCTGCTCACGATCGGTCTCTTCATCATCGGCCTCATCGCGTTCCCGCTCCTCCCGGTCGCACCGCTCCCGCAGGTCGAGTTCCCGACGATCCAGATTTCCGCCAATCTCCCCGGAGCCAGCCCCGAGACGATGGCTTCGTCCGTCGCCACGCCCCTTGAGAACCAGTTGGCCCAGATCGCCGGCATCACCCAGATGTCGTCCACCAGCACGCTCGGCTCCACGTCGATCACGCTCCAGTTCGACCTCGATATCGCGATCAACTCCGCCGCGCAGGAGGTCCAGTCAGCCATCAACGCCGCCGGCGGACAACTTCCCGAGGATCTCCCCTCACCCCCGACCTACCGCAAGGTCAACCCCGCCGACGCCCCCATCATGATCCTGAGCGTGCGTTCCGACGTGCTCCCGCTCACCGAGGTCAGCGACTACGCCAACAACGTCGTCGCCCAACAGCTTTCCCAACTCCCCGGCATTTCCCAGGTCACCGTCGCCGGCCAGCTGAAGCCCGCCGTCCGCGTCCAGGTTGACCCCGCCCGCCTCGCCTCCCTCGGCCTCAGCATGGAAGACGTGCGCGGCGTCATCGCCAGCGCCACCATCAATTCCCCCAAGGGCAACCTCGACGGCGACCGTCAGAGTCTCGCCATCTACGCCAACGACCAGCTCGTCACCGCCGCGCCTTACAACGACCTCGTCATCGCCTATCGCAACGGCGCTCCCATCCGCGTCCGCGACATCGGCCGCGCCATCGACGGCCCCGAGAACGTCCGCTCCGCCGCCTGGCTCCAGGGCAAACGCGGCGTCGGTCTCATCATTTTCAAGCAGAGTAACGCCAACGTCATCGAGACCGTCGAACGCATCCGCGCACTCATTCCCGCACTCCAGGACTCCGTCCCGCCCGCCCTGAAGGTCGAGGTCCTCATCGACCGCACCGGCACCATTCGAGCCTCCGTCGCCGAGGTTGAGCTGCACCTCGTGCTTACGATGATTCTGGTCACCGTGGTCGTGTTCGCATTCCTCCGCGATCTGCGCGCCACCCTCATCTCCAGCGTCGTCGTGCCCATCTCGATCGTTTCGACGTTCGCCGTGATGTATGCGCTCGGCTACAGCCTGAACAATCTCTCGCTGATGGCCCTCACCATCACGGTCGGCTTCGTCATCGACGACGCCATCGTGATGCTCGAAAACATCTACCGCCACATCGAGGATGGCATGAAGCCCATGGACGCCGCGCTGAAGGGCGCCAAGGAGATCGGCTTCACGATTCTCTCCATCACGCTCTCGCTCGTCGCTGTATTCATTCCGGTATTACTGATGGGCGGCATCATCGGCCGCCTCTTCCGCGAATTCGCCGTCACCGTCACCATCGCCGTGCTCATCTCGGCCTTCGTGTCGCTCACGTTCATCCCGATGCTCAGCTCGCTTTACTTGCGACCGCATCATCCGCCCAAGGGCAACACCCTCCGCGCCCGTCTCGACCGCTTCCTCGAGGGCACGCTCACCGGCATGGAATCAATCTACGCCCGCGGCGTGCGTTTTGTGCTCGCCCACCAACGCACCACCCTCGTTTCGCTTCTCCTCACGTTTGCCCTCACCGCCGCCGTCTTCATCAAGATGCCCAAGGGCTTTTTCCCCGAGCAGGACACCGGCTTCATCACGTCCACCATCGAGGCCGCCCCCGACATTTCCTTCACCGCCATGAACGGTCGCATGGAACAGGTTGTCGCCATCATCCAGGCCGATCCCTCCGTCGAGGCGTTCCAAGCTTTCCTCGGACGCGGCGGCGGCAGCGCCAACACCGGCCGCGCTTTCATCAACCTCAAGCCCCGCGGACAACGCGATCCCGTCAACACCGTGATGACGCGCCTCCGCCAAAAGATTAACGCCATCCCCGGCATCGCCTTCTTCCCGCAGTCGCGCCAAGACCTGCGCATCGGCGGACTTTCCTCGAAGACTCAGTATCAATACACGTTGCGCGACGTCAGCTCCGACATCCTCAACGACTGGGCTCCACGCATCCAAGCCCGCCTCGCCGAGCTCCCGCAGTTACGCGACGTCACCTCCGACCAGGAATCCAACGCGCCCGCGCTCACCGTCGAGATCGACCGCCAGGCCGCCTCTCGTTTCGGCATCCCCGCCTCCGCCATCAACCAAGCACTCTACAACGCATTCGGCCAACGCCAGATCACTCAGTTCTACACGCAGGTCAGCCAATACAAGGTCATCATCGAGGTTCCGCCCGAGCAGCAGGCCGACACCTCGACCTTCTCGCGGTTGTTCCTCACCTCGCCGCTCACCGGCGGACAAGTCCCGCTCTCCTCCCTCGTGAAAGTGGACCCGCGCGCCACCAAGCCGCTCTCGATAAATCACCTCGGCCAATATCCTTCGGTCACGATCTCCTTCAACCTCGCGCCCAACGTGGCCCTCGGCGAGGCCGTCACCGCCATCGAACGCGCCAGCAACGACCTCGGCTCGCCCGCCACGCTCACCGGCAGTTTCCAAGGTTCGGCGCAGGCCTTCCAGGATTCGCTCAAATCGCAACCGCTCCTGATCCTCGCCGCCATCGTCGCGATCTACATCATCCTCGGCATGCTCTACGAGAGCTACATCCACCCGCTCACGATCCTCTCGACGCTTCCCTCCGCCGGACTCGGTGCCTTGCTCACCTTGTGGGCCTTTGGCCACGACCTCGGCGTCATCGCCATCATCGGCATTCTTCTGCTCATCGGCATCGTGAAAAAGAACGCCATCATGATGATCGACTTCGCCATCGAAGCCGAACGCGAACGCAAGATGTCGCCGCACGACGCGATCTACGAAGCGTGCTTGAAACGTTTCCGTCCGATCATGATGACCACGCTCGCCGCGATGATCGGCGGCATCCCCTTGGCCCTCGGCCACGGCGACGGCTCCGAACTCCGCCAACCGCTCGGCTACGCGATCGTCGGCGGCCTCATCCTCAGTCAGATGCTCACCCTGTTCACCACACCCGTGGTCTATCTCGCCTTCGACCGCCTCGCCCACCGCCGCCGCAAACCCGCCGCAGGCTGA
- a CDS encoding LON peptidase substrate-binding domain-containing protein — MEMEIVVPDEVPMMTLPNLAFFPQALLPLHIFEPRYREMLGDVLAANRLFAVGGLNPRKPDDFESPHRIATMGIVRACQENKDGTSNLLLQGLVRVRIENIIREEPYRTVSIRALSSEAGADEEENLKLRARLSRLLSTRQRLSGEASSELSRFLKSVHDPEIFVDLAAFSFCENPRLKQKLLETLNVHQRLALFTEDVRADIESIKLRQKLQGGLSNDHIADN; from the coding sequence ATGGAAATGGAAATCGTGGTGCCCGACGAAGTGCCGATGATGACGCTGCCCAACCTCGCGTTTTTCCCGCAAGCGTTGCTCCCGTTGCACATCTTCGAACCGCGTTACCGAGAGATGCTCGGAGACGTTCTCGCCGCCAACCGTCTCTTCGCCGTCGGCGGACTCAACCCGCGCAAGCCCGACGACTTCGAGTCGCCCCACCGCATCGCAACCATGGGCATTGTCCGCGCCTGTCAGGAAAACAAAGACGGCACGTCCAATCTCCTCCTCCAAGGCCTGGTCCGCGTGCGCATCGAAAATATCATCCGCGAAGAACCCTACCGCACCGTGAGCATCCGTGCGCTCAGCAGTGAAGCCGGTGCCGACGAAGAGGAAAACCTGAAGCTCCGCGCCCGCCTCTCCCGCCTGCTCTCCACGCGTCAGCGCCTCAGCGGAGAAGCCTCCAGCGAGCTCAGCCGTTTTCTAAAATCCGTTCACGACCCCGAGATCTTCGTCGATCTGGCGGCGTTCAGTTTCTGCGAAAACCCGCGTCTCAAGCAAAAGCTCCTGGAAACCCTCAACGTCCACCAACGCCTCGCGCTCTTCACCGAAGACGTCCGCGCCGACATTGAATCGATCAAGCTCCGCCAGAAACTCCAAGGCGGCCTGTCCAACGACCACATCGCTGATAATTGA
- a CDS encoding Shedu anti-phage system protein SduA domain-containing protein yields MQQSNLKTKELLAVLDNNDGERALCEFLVINPYVLLESLRYIGNPTRIIAQFPLGNDFISDFVVIAPFSGAFEIKFIEIEPPKSPFFNQNGSLSQRANKALEQVNSWKTYITKNRPQLLRDLKRYANEKDLIRKHNVDDALTCSAGIEIHHPQIALYFTFDIIMSRRSLLDARDLEKKAEFKNNNDVSLISCDRLLQGAERIDRNPQIY; encoded by the coding sequence ATGCAACAAAGTAACTTAAAAACCAAAGAACTATTAGCAGTGCTGGATAATAACGATGGTGAAAGAGCCCTTTGCGAGTTCCTAGTAATCAACCCGTATGTGCTACTGGAATCATTGCGATATATAGGGAATCCAACCCGAATTATCGCACAATTCCCATTAGGCAACGACTTCATTTCCGACTTTGTTGTGATAGCTCCTTTTAGTGGAGCATTTGAAATCAAATTCATCGAGATTGAGCCTCCAAAATCTCCCTTCTTTAATCAAAACGGCAGTCTTTCTCAGCGCGCCAACAAAGCACTAGAACAAGTAAACAGCTGGAAAACATATATAACAAAGAACCGCCCTCAGTTGCTACGAGACCTAAAAAGATACGCAAACGAAAAGGATTTAATCCGAAAGCACAATGTGGATGACGCGTTAACATGCTCCGCAGGTATCGAGATCCACCACCCACAAATTGCATTATACTTCACCTTCGACATAATAATGAGCCGGCGCTCATTGCTAGATGCACGAGATTTAGAAAAAAAAGCTGAATTCAAAAACAACAACGATGTATCGCTAATATCTTGTGATCGACTACTGCAAGGCGCAGAAAGAATTGATCGAAATCCTCAAATATATTAA
- the queA gene encoding tRNA preQ1(34) S-adenosylmethionine ribosyltransferase-isomerase QueA, whose product MPLSTDLFDYTLPPHLVAQTPAARRDASRLMVVNRASRTVSHHTFADLPQFLRAGDTLFRNNAAVLPARLHAKRPTGGVIECLLLRPDTTHGDNVWWCLVRPGKKLPVDATFAHGDDFSGKILAKDPEGAALIRFTTPAGQSIVDVANRLGDVPLPPYIERADPTADRPRDIERYQTVYADRGRQVAVAAPTAGLHFTPELLATLASQGVDAAEVTLHVGLGTFKPIDAATVEDHAIHRELYELPVATQRALFPATRTASGRRIAVGTTTVRSVEDFLSKHSSALDHPHFAEAGIFIYPPRTFAGVDALITNFHQPRSTLLCLISAFLTPGSTEGIAWFKEIYAEAIAREYRFFSYGDAMLIL is encoded by the coding sequence GTGCCGCTCTCGACCGACCTCTTCGATTATACCCTGCCTCCCCACCTCGTCGCGCAAACACCTGCCGCGCGCCGCGACGCCTCGCGCCTGATGGTCGTCAATCGCGCCAGTCGCACCGTCTCGCACCACACGTTTGCCGATCTGCCGCAGTTTCTCCGCGCCGGAGACACCCTCTTTCGCAACAACGCCGCGGTTCTCCCCGCCCGCCTTCATGCCAAACGCCCCACCGGTGGCGTGATCGAGTGCCTTCTGCTCCGTCCCGATACCACGCATGGCGACAACGTCTGGTGGTGCCTCGTCCGCCCCGGGAAAAAACTTCCTGTCGATGCGACGTTTGCCCACGGCGACGACTTTTCGGGTAAAATCCTCGCCAAAGATCCCGAGGGCGCCGCGCTCATCCGCTTCACCACGCCCGCCGGTCAGTCCATCGTCGATGTGGCCAACCGCCTCGGCGACGTCCCCCTCCCGCCTTACATCGAGCGCGCCGATCCGACCGCCGATCGTCCGCGTGACATCGAGCGCTACCAAACCGTTTACGCCGACCGTGGCCGCCAGGTCGCCGTCGCCGCGCCCACCGCCGGACTCCATTTCACGCCCGAGTTGCTCGCCACCCTCGCCTCGCAAGGCGTCGACGCCGCCGAGGTCACGCTCCACGTGGGCCTCGGCACCTTCAAACCCATCGACGCCGCCACCGTCGAGGATCACGCCATCCACCGCGAACTCTACGAACTCCCCGTCGCCACCCAGCGCGCGCTTTTCCCCGCCACGCGCACCGCGAGCGGCCGTCGTATCGCCGTGGGCACTACAACCGTGCGCTCGGTCGAGGACTTTCTCTCGAAGCATTCCTCGGCGCTCGATCACCCGCATTTCGCCGAGGCCGGCATTTTCATTTATCCGCCGCGCACCTTCGCCGGAGTGGATGCGCTGATCACCAACTTTCACCAGCCCCGCTCCACGTTACTCTGCCTCATCTCGGCGTTTCTTACTCCCGGTTCGACCGAGGGCATCGCCTGGTTCAAGGAAATCTACGCCGAGGCCATCGCCCGCGAATACCGGTTCTTCAGCTACGGCGACGCGATGCTGATTCTGTAA
- a CDS encoding YceI family protein: MKPTLLLASLALATSLTAAPTSFDFKDPKGVNAVQFHLDSLLEPISGTASGVTGTVSFDPEAPAATTGKIVIEAASLKVSNSTMTGHLLSDGWIDAKGSPEITFELVKLDNAKTTGTTTTADATGKFTLKGVTKEITVPVKLTYLAGQFGKRIGKPEMGGDLLVVRGEFTINRGDYGIKPGENEDKVSNEIKLTLAIVGSAPKA, translated from the coding sequence ATGAAACCCACCCTGCTCCTCGCCTCGCTCGCCCTCGCCACGTCCCTCACCGCCGCCCCGACTTCCTTCGATTTCAAGGATCCGAAAGGCGTCAACGCCGTCCAGTTTCACCTCGATTCCCTGCTCGAGCCGATCTCCGGCACCGCCAGCGGAGTCACCGGCACCGTGAGCTTCGACCCCGAAGCTCCTGCGGCCACCACCGGCAAGATCGTGATCGAAGCCGCGTCGCTCAAGGTCTCCAACTCGACCATGACCGGCCACCTCCTTAGCGACGGTTGGATCGACGCCAAGGGCAGCCCCGAAATCACCTTCGAACTGGTGAAACTCGACAACGCAAAGACCACCGGCACCACCACGACCGCCGACGCCACGGGCAAATTTACGCTTAAGGGAGTGACCAAGGAAATCACCGTGCCGGTCAAACTCACCTACCTCGCCGGCCAGTTCGGCAAGCGCATCGGCAAGCCCGAGATGGGCGGCGACCTGCTGGTCGTGCGCGGCGAATTCACCATCAACCGCGGCGACTACGGAATCAAACCCGGCGAGAACGAGG